The genomic interval CCGGCGCGGGCGGTAGGGCGCCGGCGGCTCCCGGGGGCCCCACACCCCGGGAGCCCGCGGTCGTACGCGGCGGGAGCCTACGGCCGGGCCCGCCGCGGGTCCTCGATCAGCGCGGTCAGGCCGTCGAGCATCGAGGTGAGGCCGAGCTCGAACATCGCGTCGAGGCGCAGGTCGTACCCCTCGTCCCCGAAGGACCCGAGCACCTTGGCGAACGTCGGGAACCGGCCGGAGGCGACGAGTGCGGCGTAGGCGGCGGTCTGGGAGTCCATCCACTGCTCGTCCGTCAGCCCGGTGGTGCTCGCCGCCTGGGCCTCCCGCTCCAGGTGGACGGCGGTGCCCTGGATGTAGCTGTAGATCAGCGCGTTGAGGTCCAGCATGGTCGCCGGGTCGAGGCCGTGGCCGTCGAGGGCGCCGAGCATCCACTCGGAGTAGGCGATCAGCGAGGGGACGGCCAGCGGGCGGGTGAGGGGCCCGATCTGCGCGAGCCAGGGGTGTGCGCGGTGCAGCGCCCACAGCGTGCGCGCCCCCAGCTCCAGCCGGCTCCGCCAGCCGGCCGGGGCGTCGCGGGGGTACTCCGCCTCCGCGAGCACGGCGTCGGCCATGAGGGACACCAGGTCGTCCTTGCTGTTCACGTAGCGGTACGGCGACATGGCGGCGACCCCGAGCCGGGCGGCGACCCCGCGCATGGACAGGGCGGCCAGCCCCTCGGAGTCGGCGAGGGCGACGGCCGCGCCCACGACGCGGTCGCGGGTCAGCTCACGGTCGTGCGCGGGTGCGGACCCGGACGGGGACGCGGTCCTCGCGGCGGTGCGCGCGTGCTCGTCCGGGGACGTGCGCGCGGGGCCGCCGCCGCC from Streptomyces albireticuli carries:
- a CDS encoding TetR/AcrR family transcriptional regulator C-terminal domain-containing protein, whose translation is MAEKNVPPYLRIAAELRRRIADGELSPGDRVPSTRRIAQEWNVALATATKVLTALRQEGLVEARPRVGTVVAERGGGGPARTSPDEHARTAARTASPSGSAPAHDRELTRDRVVGAAVALADSEGLAALSMRGVAARLGVAAMSPYRYVNSKDDLVSLMADAVLAEAEYPRDAPAGWRSRLELGARTLWALHRAHPWLAQIGPLTRPLAVPSLIAYSEWMLGALDGHGLDPATMLDLNALIYSYIQGTAVHLEREAQAASTTGLTDEQWMDSQTAAYAALVASGRFPTFAKVLGSFGDEGYDLRLDAMFELGLTSMLDGLTALIEDPRRARP